The genome window TCCAGAGTTTTACGGAGAAACCATGCAAGGCAGATGTTTGCGCTTCACATGACTGGCCACATCTGCCTTTACTTTCAAGTCCAGCTTTGCTGTGCCAGAGTCACCGTTCCAAGGCTGCCCTTCCGCACTCAAGCTGGTCTCTTCCGCTTCCCGGAAGAACTTTTCATATTTGTCCAGATATGGTGGCCTTTCTGGCAGCAGGTAGTAATGTGTCGAACTGACTTTCTTGCCATTTTCAATTATCGGGAGGATGCACGGGGCCTTGTTGGCAGAACCTTCGCTGTGCTGCCTTTGCAGGGCTTTGCTGCTGACGTACTTTGGATCGGGGGCGAAACTCTGCGTGGGCGGCATGACCCCGTTGACGTACAGTGGCAAGCTTTTGGGGCTCGGAGTTCGAGAATTGCTGCGGGACAGAGGCTCTCTTGGGGGAACTTTCGGAGGTTTATCTTCATCACTGTAAGCATTGGAAGCAACTTCGGCCGACCACCTCCGATAGTCTGGCTTGAGCGACCGGGGAGGAATGGGAACCCTAGGGGGAACCTCTGGCTTATCGTCATCAGAAGTGGGAGATGCTCGATGGAAATGGCTCGATATCCTCACAACTGGCTTGTTGAAAGACCCAGCGGGTCCGGAATGTGAGCGCCGCAATCGCCGGTGCAGTTGATGGGGtagtggaggaggaggacaggCGCTGGCTGTGCATCCGCTATGGGCAGCTGCAGA of Eublepharis macularius isolate TG4126 chromosome 17, MPM_Emac_v1.0, whole genome shotgun sequence contains these proteins:
- the ERRFI1 gene encoding ERBB receptor feedback inhibitor 1 produces the protein MSTAGIATQEMRVPLKSGFLHNGQSIGSLKTCWTGHSGFGNSFFSMDPVTMAYSLNPSAQHHCASVGPVSNPDPVNGHSHKENKALPQKFSPLPFNPKSERPTSNPKDDPIPSFSRFSINTSSHCSETPPHTPVVSRTLLSPPMPASERGTRPLPPLPVAQDFLHDDVDREVEFLTSSDTDYLLQDCENPAFKTTGQGRRSFRGCGQINYAYFDAPAGTKSQDAHSAAAHSGCTASACPPPPLPHQLHRRLRRSHSGPAGSFNKPVVRISSHFHRASPTSDDDKPEVPPRVPIPPRSLKPDYRRWSAEVASNAYSDEDKPPKVPPREPLSRSNSRTPSPKSLPLYVNGVMPPTQSFAPDPKYVSSKALQRQHSEGSANKAPCILPIIENGKKVSSTHYYLLPERPPYLDKYEKFFREAEETSLSAEGQPWNGDSGTAKLDLKVKADVASHVKRKHLPCMVSP